The genome window GTGCAGTTAACCAGAGCTCTGGGAAACGGGTAGCTGTTGCTGCGTTGGAGATGTAACCCGGAAATTATTTGAAGCTGGAGGTAAACCCTGCCAGGAAATGCTGCTGTCATAATCAAACAGATGAAAATACGGAATAAGCTCACTGAAACGGCCCTTACAGGGAAAGGTAATTTAGTAGTTACTGGACAACTGGGCAGCTTTAAAACTACTGCTTCTGTGGTGTTGTTTTATACAAGTCAGCTTTAAAGCTGCTAGGGGAGCAGGCCAACAGCTAGCGGGCAAGCTGTAGCATTGTGGCTGGCTGTGGGTGCCATAGCAACCGTTTAGGAAACACTGGCAGTAGTGGCTAGCTCGTTAGGCTAGCGTTGGTTTGTTATGCTAGCGTTAAACACGACGCCGAGGAGTGTCCAAGTCAGCCCTAGTTAATTATTGTCACAAGTCAGCGCTATCTACTCGCATCGCCGCGCATGTTACTTAATTCCAACTTTGCTCCGTGCTTTCTAGCAAGCTGTCGGTGATGGCACACCGCCGTAACGTTAAAGTGTTAAGTTTAGCTAACTTGGCCAACGGTAATTTCCATCACATGCAGTAGGCTAACGTTAGCCGCCAAGGCCGTAAACTTAGGTTACCTCAACGCCACCGTTATGTAAACGTTTGCACCGTTTTTTGTCGTTTATTGTCTCAATTTCCGATTTAATCTTTCTCATGTTAGATTAGCGCAACTTTAAGTCACTTTAGCAGCGTTGTCATCGCTCACCTCAATTGTTAGGGAGTCTTATCTGGGGTTGGTAAGGTTAGGTATGATGCTGAGATTAGCTGCtagttaattattttttttgattGATCTTATTGATAGCAACAGACacggatttgatttgatttttttaaattgttgttgttataaatGAATGGCCGTTCTTGCGCCGCAACAACAAATTAACGATATTACGTCTTAGTTAGAAAATTAAATGTAAgcgtttatttagttttttatccCTTTGTTAATTGAAAGGGGTGTAGTCTAACGTGCTGTTTACAATCTAAGCCACACCACAATTACTtgatttcagaaaatgtcacgtTCCGACCTCAACCTGCAATAATTCATGTTTAAAGAATTAAGCGATTGTAGACAAATGGTTAGGTTTGTGTGCGTGAAAGAGAATTTATGTTTGTCACAAATGTCATTTCAGTATTCAGTCTGAACTAGTATGGATGTTGATGACTGCAATGGACGGTCTTACATATCAGGTGCAGCTCTGATTTATTTAGTCACCCATATATACTTACCTTCTAAATtaggcatgtttttttttttaaaatgatatatCTTATTTTGGTTCTTTTCTTGGCAGCAGGTAGTGGAGACTCTTCATTGGAAAGAGAGTTTTCTGGAGCTCTTGGAGGTCCAACAGTGAGCACCCCAAACAGCAAGGAAAACTCTCCCAGTCGCTCCCTCAGTGGTCAGTGAGAACTTATAGCATCTTCATTAGTTCCATCTATATGAAGCTTTTTATTCTCTCAGTGTGATTgtcaaatttttattttctaatctagataaatatttttataatcTTCTTCTCATAATCAGATTATGTTTATACATTAATAATATGAATTTTAAATTAACTTACTGGAGCAGCACTATTCACCCTACAGTGCTGGGGAAAGTATTTTACAGCATTGTGAACTACATCCCATGATTTCCCACTTACATGTTTAAGATCACCGAACAAAATTTAAATATAGTCCAAGCAAATACATTATATAACATAtataactgcaatcaagcatttgtgatAACTAGCAGTGATTCTTTCAcattgctgtggaggaattttggctcacACATCTTTGGAGAAttgttttcaaaatgttttgaaaacacTGTTGGGTTTTCAAACATAAATGACCTGTTTAAGCtcatgccaaagcatctcaatcTGATTTAAGTCCGGATActgactaggccactccaaaatctttttttattttattttattttttttaatttttagccAGTCTGAAGTAggcttgctggtgtgtttccaATTATTGTTTTGCTGTATAACACAAATGCGCTTGTACTTCTGTAGCCAACTCCATTAAAGTGGAGTTGTATAGTGATGAAGACCCAGGTCGGAGTACTGAAGATGAGCGAGGAGAGCGGGTGGAGGAAGGAGGTCCAGAGCAAGGTTCTGAGGCTGTCACAAGCTATAGAGAGCTCACCAATTCTGAAACTATGCCAAGTGGAGCCACCAGACTGCCAAATGGAAAGCTCaagtgtgacatctgtggaatgATCTGCATTGGGCCTAATGTGCTTATGGTGCACAAACGTAGCCACACAGGTGATCAGTCAGTTGAGTTTGGATAAATATAGAGATGGTATCTTTGCTTGTTATTAATGAAACTAGGTCAGATGAGGGGGGGGACGACATCTTGGAATTTTATAGAAAATCAGCATTGTATACAATTGATGTACTatattgactttaaaaaaacccTTTGAGGTATAGTTGCAACTAACTCAAATTTTTTGAAATATAAATTATGCTTAAGAGGTTGAGTTACCAAGTTTAAGTTTTCTACAGGTGAGCGACCATTTCAGTGTAATCAGTGTGGCGCGTCCTTCACTCAAAAGGGAAACCTACTCCGCCACATCAAGCTGCACTCAGGGGAGAAGCCCTTTAAATGTCCCTTCTGCAGCTATGCCTGTCGAAGACGGGATGCACTTACCGGCCATCTTCGCACTCATGCAGGTAGGACAGATTCAAGCCCGgtaggtgtttgtgtgttgtttgcttcagttttgttttttccattgtagtGTACAATAACAGTGAAAATGCTGTATTTCCACTTGTTTTACCAGTGTCTTCTCCAACTGTTGGGAAGCCGTATAAGTGCAGCTATTGTGGCCGTAGTTACAAGCAGCAAAGCACTCTGGAGGAGCACCGTGAGCGCTGTCATAGCTATTTACAGAGTCTGGATTTCCAGCAGCCAACCAGTGCACCAAATTCAGGTATGTGTTCATAGATATAACTTGCACAGTATGGTGTTAAAGAAATACCAGCCTCCTAAAGGGAGTGTAGTAGCATCTAATGTAGACATGTAGTTTGCCAGCTTAGCAAGTTAACGCTTAGAACCCACTTTATCCAAACCGGAATTTAGGcaaacacaaatagaaaatcctaaaataaaagtaataatagTTTGTTTATACTCTGTACAGGAGAGGAAATGAGAGAGCTAGAGTTTATACCAGATCCTCTACTGCAGCCATCCTCAGACAAGATGGCATTTATCGATCGGCTCgccaacagcatcaccaaacGCAAGAGATCCACGCCACAAAAATTTGTAGGTGAGCATTtggtctcagtgtggacggttTCAGGAAACTCAGAAAGCAATAATCATTACTTGAATTGGAATACAGCATGAAGTAAGACAGAAATCTTTTGTTGTGCTTATATTACCAGCCACTATAATTTTAGATATCCAATTAGCACACAGTATTTATTTGGTTAGGAAAGGTCTGAAAGCTGCTCTCAGTATAGCAATCtaactgaaaaaagaaacacacaaagaaaaaactaagtTTTCAGCATCTTGTAAAATTAGGAAAATAACCAGCATCATCGTAAAATAGAGAATGTATCCAAAATGCTGACTGTCATTGTACTGTATTATAAAGTCAtatctttctgtgttgcagggCAGAAGCACATACGCCTCAACCTTGCAGATACACCTTACAAGCTCACTGCTAGTTTGGATAAAGATGGAGACATGCACCCAGTGGACCTTGATGCCCCACACTTTACTGGTCTGGGAGGAGAATATGTAGGTGTTGCAGGTACTGGAAGAGGAGGGGTATCAGACACACTCAGATCCTTGCACCTTCCCACCAGTCACTCTTCAAGTTTATCAGAACTCAGGCCGATTCACAGCTTCAGTCATGCTCCTGTTCCCCTTGGGCCAAGGTTAGATTGCACAGGGGCAGGAGCTGGCCTGGGAGCTGTGGGTGTTGGGAGCAGGGAGGCAGCAGAGGGTCACGAAGACCTGCCTCCGGGTCGAAATCACGCCCCTTCTCCTAGCAATGGCTGCCAGGATTCTACGGACACAGAAAGCATGGCAGATGAGCCTTACAACAGCTGTGCTCCGACTCCGACTTTGTACAGTAACAACGGCCATCACCTCCTCCACTCTAACAACCATAACCCAGCACCTCCACCCATCGCACACCACAGGAGTCGGGGCAGACACAGCCCCAGTCATGCCAAAGACCGGGAGATGAAAAGAGAGGATGGAGGCCATTCTGCTCTCCCTCCTCCCACACATGCTCCAACACCGAGCTCACCTACGGCACCCTCTTCTACCTCCAAGGAGACTTTTCGGGTTGTAGACGGGGAGGGGCGAGCTGTACGCTCTTTCCGCTGCGAGCACTGCCGCGTGCTTTTCCTGGACCATGTTATGTTTACAATCCACATGGGTTGCCATGGTTTTCGGCAGCCTTTTGAGTGCAACATCTGTGGCCATCGCAGCCAGGATCGCTATGAATTTTCTTCGCACATTGTCCGTGGAGAGCACATCTTTGACTGAGAATAAAAGGACAGCCTGCTGcccttagttttttttttaatttttttattttacactgaGAATGGGAACTGGTTGAGTTTGGTCTGCACAAAAGCGAAAGGCATCTGTGATGATGTGAAACTGATGTTCCTAACGACACCGACACAGTTGGCATTAGTGGAAAGCTCGTGTATATGTTTAAAGAATTAGAGTAGTAGTTGCTTTCTGTCCACTTTTAACAAGAAATctatattaaattattaaagtAGATGAAGAGCCAACACTTTTTCATCCACAGATGTGCCTTGCTCTAAAATTCAGAATTTTAGCTCTGCTGCACACATTATTGTAGACAAATCTGACTTTTGTTGCTGAAATCTTTCACCCCTTGCACAATTTAGCAGAGATGAAAGAAAATGCTAAATATAAAGTTTGTAGGCTTGCAATCCCTACAGAATTTTTTTGACACCTTCTAAAAGCACTTTTTCCAATTAAGTGATTCTCAAACAGACTTTAGGTTCGGCCAGGTTTTTTCCTAGCCCGGGGTTGATTCTGTACAAGTTTTATAATGCAAAGTAAAGTGCAGACCAAACTTAAAAACCAAGTCCAAGTCATGTAGACTTTAATGTTTGAGGGTTTGTCATTGGAATAGAAATGCACTTTGGTTTCAGTGTGAATGGAGTgaacagagtgtgtgtgtgtctgagagaaAGGAAAGCTGCAAGATTGTGTGTGATTGTTtttgaaagtaaatttaaaACGTAAAATGGAAAATGAAGGCCTTTATTCCTGTGAGTGAATGCCGTGTTGGAAGTGTAtgaattgttttccttttctatAACTGCTTTTGttgcactgatacctgccagaATACAATGACTATATTAAACTATTTTATAGAATACATTAATGACCTGCACATTTCTCTGAAAATGTGAGGGAAGAACAGGTGGAATGTTTTTCTCACTAGGAACAGGATTCGAGCATCACTGCCACAACTTGAGAGATTACCGAAGGAGGTTAAGGTGTTCGTTTTCTCCCCGTACAAAAACTCCCTCATACGGCAAACCAACAATAATAATCAACAAATCTGCTTATGCTGTATTTAAACATGATTTTGGTGTTGCGTCATTGTCCCGTGCCTTTCTACACGTTTCTGACCAGACTGAAGGATGTGAGATATAAAATCATTTCTGTCTTGTAGTTGACTGTAGCTTTTTAATCTATCTAACAGAAGTCTGGctccccccaccacctccaACAGTTTTATCAGCAAAGATCAATTCTGATGCCTGAGcaatgttgatgatgatgaaatgtGCATGGCTTTTGAAACATGCTGCTATGACATGGGTGTGCAGTAAATCAGTAGCACTTCACTACCGTCCTCATGGGTTAGAAACAaagacttttatttacatttttttcctgttagGACATTTTAAACCAGTCGCTTGAGTTACAATAGAACGAAATGTCTTGGTCatttgtgtggaaatgaaatgtGAAGAGAAATGTGTCAGCTTTTGGTtctatttattttcatgttgaaaCAGCAGAGATGGTTGTTGTAATCTCTGTGAgtaattagtttaacacaagCACAATACGTTTACTGTTGAGAAGGATGCTTTGAATTCTAAATTGAAGACTTGTGcacaaaaattaaaacttaattGATGTTGACTGTAGCTAGGGTTTCTTTTCACatcctcaacaacaacaaagatcaATCTGGGACATGGTGACAGATTTACCAAAGATACACAGATATTTGCagagaagactggaaaaacagtGACTCTAGTCAAATTCATCAAGTAACTTGATcccattagtttttttttttaagttcagaCAGTGTCTTATTGAGTAAAGTTTCCCTTGTAGTTATAACTGGTATTTCCTATTTTCATAATAGATGCCCAAGAAATATTACTTCCTGTAGAACCTTCACAGTCAGATCTAAGCATATTTTGGGTCATGTCAGTGTTTGAGAATACTGAACTTTATCTTCACTTATATTTAAACAGCTTTCTGGATGTTTTGTTctacaaagagaaataaaacagtaatcatttttaaactgtttttaagaTCAGCAGTACCGTGGTTCTCTATAAGCACCAAATAATTTCCCCAATGCTGAGCCAAAGAACCACTGTTTCCTACTGTTAAGCACTTTTCCCTACTACAGtggcaaaaaaatgaaaacataaagtaAATAATATTTGTACATAAAGTATAAGTTACAAGAAAACCTCAAGGTGTTCTTGTTCTTTTAATAACGCTGTTATTAAAGCCTTGATATATTcaaatttttttctctttgcagaAGATCTTTGAAAAGACATGACATAATGTTCAGCTTGTTTCATTTGATGGTGGATTAATTGTTACAAGTGGATCTACATTTGTTTGGTTATTGTTTCAGTCCTTTATTGTCAAAGTGCAGTAAGGTGATCTGGTTGCCACTCTAGTAACACAacctaaacacattttaaatttttgtttctCATCAGGTTACGGTACTTTAATATTCTAATCATCTTGCCTTAATTTGTGAGCAGACTGTTAAATTAAGTTGGGACTGACATTAGTTTGCAAATCAGAATCTGAAAGTTTCTTGGGAGTCTAAAAATCTACAAAACATTTGCAGTAACACCAAAGCTAGCAGTGTCACTTCATATCATCTTACACTGTGTATATTCTCATTTAGGCCCACGTGACTTTTCTCCAGTTGGTGTGACGTGCGTGAATTGGGTTGTTGCTGCTGTGCCTTCCGCTGGAggtcttaaatgtgttttatgtctAAACGGTTCaaatttattttcagtgtgAAACTTTATGCTGTGTTAGTGCAAGAGGCTCCATGTTTTGAGTA of Maylandia zebra isolate NMK-2024a linkage group LG5, Mzebra_GT3a, whole genome shotgun sequence contains these proteins:
- the LOC101476096 gene encoding zinc finger protein Eos isoform X2; its protein translation is MDVDDCNGRSYISAGSGDSSLEREFSGALGGPTVSTPNSKENSPSRSLSANSIKVELYSDEDPGRSTEDERGERVEEGGPEQGSEAVTSYRELTNSETMPSGATRLPNGKLKCDICGMICIGPNVLMVHKRSHTGERPFQCNQCGASFTQKGNLLRHIKLHSGEKPFKCPFCSYACRRRDALTGHLRTHAVSSPTVGKPYKCSYCGRSYKQQSTLEEHRERCHSYLQSLDFQQPTSAPNSGEEMRELEFIPDPLLQPSSDKMAFIDRLANSITKRKRSTPQKFVGQKHIRLNLADTPYKLTASLDKDGDMHPVDLDAPHFTGLGGEYVGVAGTGRGGVSDTLRSLHLPTSHSSSLSELRPIHSFSHAPVPLGPRLDCTGAGAGLGAVGVGSREAAEGHEDLPPGRNHAPSPSNGCQDSTDTESMADEPYNSCAPTPTLYSNNGHHLLHSNNHNPAPPPIAHHRSRGRHSPSHAKDREMKREDGGHSALPPPTHAPTPSSPTAPSSTSKETFRVVDGEGRAVRSFRCEHCRVLFLDHVMFTIHMGCHGFRQPFECNICGHRSQDRYEFSSHIVRGEHIFD
- the LOC101476096 gene encoding zinc finger protein Eos isoform X3, with product MDVDDCNGRSYISGSGDSSLEREFSGALGGPTVSTPNSKENSPSRSLSANSIKVELYSDEDPGRSTEDERGERVEEGGPEQGSEAVTSYRELTNSETMPSGATRLPNGKLKCDICGMICIGPNVLMVHKRSHTGERPFQCNQCGASFTQKGNLLRHIKLHSGEKPFKCPFCSYACRRRDALTGHLRTHAVSSPTVGKPYKCSYCGRSYKQQSTLEEHRERCHSYLQSLDFQQPTSAPNSGEEMRELEFIPDPLLQPSSDKMAFIDRLANSITKRKRSTPQKFVGQKHIRLNLADTPYKLTASLDKDGDMHPVDLDAPHFTGLGGEYVGVAGTGRGGVSDTLRSLHLPTSHSSSLSELRPIHSFSHAPVPLGPRLDCTGAGAGLGAVGVGSREAAEGHEDLPPGRNHAPSPSNGCQDSTDTESMADEPYNSCAPTPTLYSNNGHHLLHSNNHNPAPPPIAHHRSRGRHSPSHAKDREMKREDGGHSALPPPTHAPTPSSPTAPSSTSKETFRVVDGEGRAVRSFRCEHCRVLFLDHVMFTIHMGCHGFRQPFECNICGHRSQDRYEFSSHIVRGEHIFD
- the LOC101476096 gene encoding zinc finger protein Eos isoform X1, yielding MKIRNKLTETALTGKAGSGDSSLEREFSGALGGPTVSTPNSKENSPSRSLSANSIKVELYSDEDPGRSTEDERGERVEEGGPEQGSEAVTSYRELTNSETMPSGATRLPNGKLKCDICGMICIGPNVLMVHKRSHTGERPFQCNQCGASFTQKGNLLRHIKLHSGEKPFKCPFCSYACRRRDALTGHLRTHAVSSPTVGKPYKCSYCGRSYKQQSTLEEHRERCHSYLQSLDFQQPTSAPNSGEEMRELEFIPDPLLQPSSDKMAFIDRLANSITKRKRSTPQKFVGQKHIRLNLADTPYKLTASLDKDGDMHPVDLDAPHFTGLGGEYVGVAGTGRGGVSDTLRSLHLPTSHSSSLSELRPIHSFSHAPVPLGPRLDCTGAGAGLGAVGVGSREAAEGHEDLPPGRNHAPSPSNGCQDSTDTESMADEPYNSCAPTPTLYSNNGHHLLHSNNHNPAPPPIAHHRSRGRHSPSHAKDREMKREDGGHSALPPPTHAPTPSSPTAPSSTSKETFRVVDGEGRAVRSFRCEHCRVLFLDHVMFTIHMGCHGFRQPFECNICGHRSQDRYEFSSHIVRGEHIFD